CTGCTAATTTGTATGACTTACAAGTAGAAATTCTCTTTGGAGGTGCAGCAGATGCGATGCGTCGGCGAATTTTAGCACCTTTGAGAAAAATGGTGAATAAGTGGCAAATTTTAGGAGAAAGCTGCCGACAAGTCAGAATTTTAGATGTAGCTTGCGGTACTGGTCGAACTTTAAAATTAATTCGTCAGAGTTTATCTCAACCTAGCTTATATGGCGTAGATTTATCTCCAGCCTATTTACGCAAAGCGAATGAATTATTGTCACAAATTCCTGGAGAGTTGCCACAATTACTCCAAGCGAATGGTGAGGAGTTACCATTTTTAGATGATTATTTTCATGCTGTCACTTGTGTATTTCTATTTCATGAATTGCCTCCTAGCGCACGTCAAAGGGTAATTGAGCAAGCTTTTCGGGTGACAAAACCGGGAGGTACTTTTATTATTTGTGATTCCATTCAGATGGATGACTCACCAGAGTTTGAACCTTTGATGGAGAATTTCCAGAAAGTTTACCATGAGCCTTATTACAGGCACTATAGTACAGATAACTTGGTGAAACGCTTGGAAAATGCTGGATTTCAACAGATAGAAATTCAAGTACATTTTGCCAGCAAATATTTAGTAGCTCAAAAACCATCTGAATGAGAACCATCAGGGAGAGGAAAACTTTTCTCCCTGAGAAATACTTGAAGATAGGCTATAGTTCCTATTGGAAAATGGAAGCTAACAGAGTAGAGAGAGGGAAAATAATACTAATTCTTCAAAATACAGCTACACATAGACAGCAGGGGAGCAGGGGAGAATTTTCGGTAGCTGAAATTTAGACAAATGGTATGAGTTAACCCCCTGAGAGTTTTCTAGGGATGATTTTTATATCATGAGCTATATAGAATTGCCATACAGCTATAGGTAGCAAGTCAGAAAAATCAAAAATGCTAATGAACTTAAAAATATTTTCTGATGCGAATACAAGTCTACTAACTCGCTGAAATTTGTCCCAAGTAATCCTAACTCTAGAACTGCAAAGGTAAAATATCAGATTTGATGATTCACATACCCACATTCTTTTGTTACTAAACTGGATGCTATCAGTGGGGGTGAATTATTTCACTTTAATTATTGAATACTGGCAGCGTTCAATTTTGGCTGAATACAAGTTTCCTAATGGCTTGAAGAATGGTAGCGCTCCCATTAGTAAACACCAAAAATAAATTTAGCTGTTGTCTAACGTGTGTCTGGAATTGTAGAAGCAACAAGTTTTTCTGAAACAAACCTGATAGCAATGGAAAATTAATCTCTTGTTTGATGAACCCACAAGGTAATGTTTTTTCATCAAAGTCATTGCAATCTTCACTGGATAAGGAGACTGCTAGCAAAGGGAATACCACACATTCGAGTCAATTAATCTGTTGCGGTAGTTAGACAACATCATAGATAGTACTTTCATGGGATTGTCTCATTTCTCTGCGATTATCTCCTCCTCTAGGAGTATTTCTTGCTGGTTTACCTTTTGCCATCATTAAATTCTGGCGCAATTCCAAAAAAGAGATAGTTTCTCTGCGGATGCGTCCACTACCACGATATCTACTTTTGGGTGGATTTTTAGCTGATAATACTTGATGCTTTTCAGTTGATGATTGAAAAATATCCAGCTTATTTGCAACTAATTCATAGTTAACGACTATGGAACTCAGTAATGCACTGGTAACTAAAAGTGAAATGGCACTACGCATATCTAATGTCTGTTTTAGAACTCTTCATTTCACTGATACTGAGTTTTATTTAGTGCATCCGGATAATTTGGGAAATAGTATTTTTTTTAACTTAAATTTTCTGACTGTGGTGTTTCCTCAACTTGTTCGATTAGTAACCAGCCGCCAGCGTGGTTAGGACGACCATAGACTGTGATAAATTGCCCATGGCAGAGGTTTTCTAGGAATTCATTTATGGGCGATCGCCAGGTAACCAACTGCCAAGATTGATTCTGGGTGCTATTTTCTAGGATGCTTACTAGTCGGTAATCCTGGTGAGCCAAACGTTGGAAAATTCCTGTAAAACGATTTTGCCCCATAATTATGGGGTTCTGTCCGTAGGAGTACTGACTTTGAGATAGGTGAGGACAATAACCGTTAGGAGGGTAGTCTGGTTGATTGTCTAAGTAGTGAAGTTGCCAATGCAACCAGTTAGCATCTTGAGGATGTAAATTAAATAACGGAATAATTGCCATCGGGCAAAGCCTATCTTGTATTAAAGCTATCTGTAAATCTTGTACAGGTAAATCCCTGGGTTGACAGTTTTTCTCAATGCACATTGCTGCTGCCATTCCCGCAGCTTGTCCAATTCCCATCACTACGGGTTGGAGTCTGGTTGCTCCATTAGCAATATGGGAAACAGAAATATTTTTTTCGCACACCAATAAACCATCTGTGGTTGCGGGAACTAAAGAACGGTAAGGGATGGTAAAGGGTGTACCTGTCCATCTACCTCCCCAACGGATGGATTTAGGTTGTAGGGGGAATGGGATATCGGGATAATGGTGGTCATTGGCGTAATTTCCTATGGCGATCGCGTCTGGGTATAATGCTGCAACCTGTCCCCCTTCCTGGGGCAAAATATCCTGTTCACGGATAGTTGTTAAACCTATGACTCGCCGACTTTCTCGGTAGTATGGGTGTAGGGCAAAAGCTGGATATTTTCCTGGAAACCCATCTTCTGCTAAACCATAACGTCTTCCCAATTGATTTTGGATGAAATAGGCAAAATTTTGACTATGCCAGTAGGATTCCTGGAGAAATGCAGATTTTTCTGCCTCTGAGTGAATTAATCGCCCCACCCCTTCACCATAATCATTGCCATGGAGGGGCCAATTTATCATGAATCTGTTCCCAGGCAAACGCCCATAATCTAAAAATTTCTCTGCCCCGTAGTCATCCCAAGCACCGGAAAACAATGATGGATTGTAATTGGGAGCGGGGGTAATTTCTGGAGCCATAGCTGCCCCAAAATCCTGCATCATCACAACCCAAGTCGGTGCTTGTACAGGATATCTTTCCGTAAGAAAATTAAAATCTGTAGGGGCACTTTTTTCACCCCATTCTCCCTGTAATTCCCAACCCCAACGGTAAGGAACATCCCCTAAAGCTAACAAATCCCCTAATTCCGTGCCATCGAGAATAATTTCAGCCTCCACTTCAAAATCCGCAAACCTCACACCTGTCACCCGGTTTTCCTGACTTATCACTTCTAGAGGTACTTGTCCAGAAATCCATTGCAGATTTGCCAAACTTCCCACCCAGTCAGCAAAAATTTCTGCCCCAATTCTAGGCTCATAGCTGAAAAAACTTACCCAGGAGTTATCCAAACCCCCTGGTTGTCGTTTGAGTAATTCTTGCAGATATGCACCCCAAAACCCTGTTTGAAATGCTGCTAACTCATTACCATCGGGTGCTGACACTCCTGCGGAGGTTAACATTCCTCCTAACCAAGTAAATTCACTCACCAGTAGGGTTTTGACTCCCCTTCGTGCGGCTTGGATAGCTGCGGTAGTTCCTCCTACCCCCCCACCCACAACTAAAACATCCACTTTATATGTATGATTGACCATATGTATTTGAAAATGCGATATCGATTTGGTGGTTGATTATAGAATTAAAGAATCCCGTCTGCATATTTCTTTTCCTATCCCTTGCGAATTTGGAAAATTCATGAATTCTTCCCCCCTAACAGCCAAGACAACTACTATCTTTGTTACCGAAGTTACAGGTGACAATTTATGTATTATGTGCGAATGTGGCAAAAAACTCTACGAACATATCGCGATCGCCTTCAATGCTGGGGATAATGTGATTCTTTCTTTTAAAGATGCTGAAGATTTAACATCAGCATTTCTTGCAGAAGCATTTTACCAACTATATGCCCATTTTCCGGCGGAAACAATCGAAACAAGTTTACAGATAGTTGATATTCATCCTGATGATGCCATGGATATTAATTATGTGATCAGAGATGTCAAGGAATATCTGCAAAATCCTCTACTATTTCAAAATGCAATTTGTGCTGTCATGGGTGATGACTATTTATGATCAGGCAAGTCTACCCAATTGAAGAGTATAAATTTAGTGCCAGCGATGCAGTTTTGTTTGATGCTAATATTTGGCTATATATTTATGGTCCACCAAGCAATATTTCTAACCAGTATCGATATGCCTATACCCTAGCTCTCAGAAGGATTCGAGGAGCAAAGTCTCGAATTTTACTAGATGCTCTTATCCTTTCAGAGTTTATTAATACCTATGCTCGCTTCTTTTACAATAAGTTGCCCAACAACCATAAACCCGTTGATTTTAAAGCTTTTCGCAATAGCACAGATTTCAAACCTGTAGCAGAGCAAATTGCTCGCAGAGCCAAGAAAATTTTAGAGAAATCAGAACCGCCTAAAAATTATTTTGAAATTCTGCAAATGGGGACAATTTTGAATGAATATGCTGAGGGAGAAGCTGATTTTAATGACCAAATTCTGGCAGAATTATGTCGAGTAAATAATTTAAAATTAGTCACCCATGATGCGGACTTTAGTGGTTCTAATTTGACAATTCTGACTGCTAATCCTAAATTATTGGCATGAAGTATCAGTTAAGTCTAGCAGAAGGCTACTAGACAAAGAACTGCTTCGGAATTAAGAATATCGAAATTATTCCGAATCACCAGTAATTAGGGAAATGATTCATAGATAGAAGGTGAAATAGACACACAGTTGAAGCTAGATAAGGAGATGAAGATTACGATAAGTCTCCTGTTTCTAAACTTCTCACCAAAGCATCTGTGACAAAGACAATACAAGTTAATCAGAATCAAGGCAGAACAGTGGAATTACTATGTAAAAGTTCTTCTAGACTCTATATATTAACAGTCTTGCATGAACATATCACTGTGGTGAACATTTGCAGGAAGCACAAGCCTTCGTAATGGTAGGGAATCGTCAGTTAACGCGTACTTGTCGTTTACATGACTTTAACCAAATATTCAGACTATTCATTTTTTTACCCAAAGTCAAGACTTTATTAAGAAAATATTAAAATTTTCTACAATTGTTACAAAGTATGTTTCCAAGATAGATTCTGGGTAAAGATACAAGGGAGGTAATATTTATGAGTATTTACCGAATGCTAATTTTTCTGGTATTTATTCACTTCTGCCTCTGTAAAATACTTGCAAGCCCTGTTGTTCCAAAAGATGCAGGGGAGAGAGGGAAGATTAGGATTTTGCAGGAAAGCGTTCACAATGTTCAGTTCCCCCAACTACTTATCTTAGCTAGGTGGATTAGGGAAACAGCCTAGTACCTGCAATTTTGATAAAATGTGCAAAATCTCTTTGAAAAACTTGATATAAGTTCAAATAGATATTGTTTCTTGGGAAAAACTAGTTTTTTTGATGGAAATGTTGAATATACAACAGATAATTATTGATAATTGAATTAATTTTTTATTATCAATATCTATATGTTTTAATAGCTGTTATATTACTTGTGAGCATATTCAATCCCATTGAAGCCTGAAGATTTCTCAGAAACAATCACTTAAAACTTAGTGAAGCAATGTCTCCTTGCCACTTTGTATGTATATATAGTTCTTATCAATTCATTACCTTCACATAACCCTGGTGTGTGGAGACAGTTATTTAAGGGGTTAAAACCCTTGGGGGTGATACTTTTTTCTCCACATCAAGGAGTGGGAGAGAAGATATGTTGATGAATTATCATCATTTGAATATCAAGTTACTGGTTTAACAATGATTCTCAGCAAAAACTCTAAAAATGCTTGAAAATTATCGCAATGATTAAATTTAGTTCTGTTATTTGTCATCCCTTGCAATGAGTGATAGCCTAGTTAGGATAGAACTATATATTTATAGAACCTATGACTAACTTAATTTGTTCAGAGCATTAATTCACTGATGGCAAAATGTAACAGATAATAGCATATTTCCCTAATATTTTTTCACAGGTCTGTAGATATAAAATCTAGAGGTATCAATGCATTTAAATACTTTTAACAGAGAAACAAAACAATATAAATTACTGAAAGAGCCACCACATTGGCAGGGAGCTAATTCTATGGATACTGGTATCGATGATAACGAAATAAAGATGCCAGATACAGAGGAAGATGGTATTGTATTCCATGGCTCTAATCGCGGTCGTGTTGCAATTTTTATTGATGGCTCTAATCTATTTTATACAGCTTTGCAGCTAGGAATTGAAATTGACTATGCCAAACTGCTTTACTGTCTCACCAACGGTTCTAGGTTGCTGAGGGCGTTTTTCTATACTGGTGTCGATCGCGCTAACGAAAAACAACAAGGTTTTCTATTGTGGATGCGTCGTAACGGTTATCGAGTAGTCACCAAAGATTTGATACAGTTACCTGACGGTTCGAGAAAAGCGAATCTCGATGTGGAAATTGCTGTGGATATGATGAACCTGGCTCCCTACTATGATACCGCCGTGTTGGTAAGTGGGGATGGGGACTTAGCCTATGCAGTCAATGCTGTTTCCTACCAAGGTGTACGGGTGGAAGTTGTCAGCGTGCGTTCCATGACTAGCGATAGTCTGATTGATGTGGCTGACTGCTTCATTGATTTGGATAACTTGAAGGAAAAAATTCAAAAGGACGTAAATACTACCTATAATTATCGTTCTTTATCTAATTCTGGTTTGTTGTAGCTGGAGAGTGAGGGTGGCGATCAGCCGATGGTTGAAAAACCTTCCTGTCATCGCCACTCTCAAATATGTCTCCTAATTTGTGGTTATAAAACCCTAAACAAACTAGGAATACTATCTATTGCTGCCATACTTTGAATTTCTCCTAAAGCTTGGCGAAAATCACCTTCTTGCACATCATGGGTGACAACAACAATTTCTGCTAGATCACCCTGGAAACCTGTTTGTACTACTGACTCCAGACTAACACCATACTGACCAAAACAAGTGCCTAATTTACCAATTACGCCGGGTTGGTCTTTTGTCAGAAAGCGGGTATAAAATTTCGTGACTAGCTGGGAAATTGGTGCTACGGAGGAATAATTGTGATGCCTACAGGTAAATAAGGGATGGGGATTTGTGGGCTTACTTTTCAGTATTGCTACTAGGTTAAGAATATCAGAAGATACCGCACTAGCAGTAGCTCCCGCCCCAGCTCCAGGACCAAAAAACATCACTTGTCCCAGAGGTTCTCCTTCCACGAGGATAGCGTTATATACTCCGTTGATACTGGCGAGGGGATGGGCTTTGGGAACCAGAGTCGGATGAACTCTGACTGATAAGGTTTGGCTTTCTGGCTGAATACGTTTGGCGATCGCCAGTAATTTAATTACAAATCCTAGCTTATCAGCATAGGCAATATCCGTTTTACTGACTTGACGGATACCTTCACAATAAACATCCCCAAGATTAATCCGTCCGTTGAAAGCCAAAGCAGCCAGAATTGCTATTTTATCCGCAGCATCTAAACCATCGATATCAGCAGTTGGATCCGCTTCTGCATAACCCAAACGTTGAGCGTCAGCCAAGACTGCATCAAAATTACTACCCTCCGTTTGCATCCGGGTGAGAATATAGTTTGTTGTGCCATTTACAATTCCGGTAACAGCCTGAATCCGATTTACACCGAGGGATTGTTTTAAGGGTTGAATTACAGGGATACCACCACCCACTGCTGCTTCTAATAATACGTATACCCCAGCTTGGTTAGCGGCAGTAAAAATTTCATCTCCAAAGCGGGAAATGACAGCTTTATTGGCAGTCACTACGTGTTTCCCGTGGGCGATCGCCTGGAGAATTAGCGATCGCGCAGGTTCTAATCCCCCCATTACCTCCACTACAATCTCAATGTCTGGATCGGTAACTATTGTTTCTAAATCTGTGGTTACCTTCTGGGTCGGTAACTTGACACTACGAGGTTTATCAAGCGATCGCACCCCCACCCGATGAACCTCAATTTCTGAGAGCAATGGATGACGCTGACTATTATTTAACAGTAACTCGACTGTTCCTGTACCAACCGTACCTAATCCCAAAATTCCCAGTTTTACACCCACAGATCTACACCAATTTTAAATTACAGCAAATTTATAAACCCCTAGAAGCAGCAATCTCACCAGATTGCCTAGAACAACCAGATGTCAGAAGTTTATATAAACACATAAAAATAATTATAGAGGCGTATTTACATACACCTCTATAAAGATTACCTAATTATTTTTCCATGGATATGCTGAAAAAAAATTACACTTTCATGAATTAGCACCAAGCACCATGAATTTTGCATCAAAAACTTGAAATTGCAGAATAGACAATTACAAATTTTCTCTTTCCATTTAGTAGGTTTCAACGTGCCAACGACCAGCTTTTTTCAATTCTTTCTGGTAGTCACTCCAAACAACACCTTCTTTACCAGCTGCTGTGGTCAGTGCTGCATCTATACCCTCTTCCATACCCCGTAAACCGCAAATGTAAGTGTGAGTTTTTTCTTCCTTGATTAACTTCCACAATTCATCTGCATGTTCGGCTACCCGGTCTTGAATATACATTCTGCCACCTTGGGGATTCTTTTGTTCCCGACTGATGGCACAAGTTAAACGGAAATTGCTGGGGTAACGATTTTGTATCTCTTCCAATTCTTCTTTATAGAGAAGATTCGGAGTAGTAGGAACACCAAAAATTAACCAAGCAAAACCATTAAATTGATATTCAGGGTTAGCTGCTCTTTCTGCATCCTTGAACATCCGCCAGAGATAAGCACGCATGGGAGCAATACCCGTACCAGTCGCCATCATGATGACTTTAGCATCTGGGTCACTGGGTAATAACATTTCCTTACCAACAGGTCCTGTAATTTTCACCTCA
The Calothrix sp. 336/3 DNA segment above includes these coding regions:
- a CDS encoding STAS-like domain-containing protein, producing the protein MNSSPLTAKTTTIFVTEVTGDNLCIMCECGKKLYEHIAIAFNAGDNVILSFKDAEDLTSAFLAEAFYQLYAHFPAETIETSLQIVDIHPDDAMDINYVIRDVKEYLQNPLLFQNAICAVMGDDYL
- the patX gene encoding heterocyst-inhibiting protein PatX, which gives rise to MRSAISLLVTSALLSSIVVNYELVANKLDIFQSSTEKHQVLSAKNPPKSRYRGSGRIRRETISFLELRQNLMMAKGKPARNTPRGGDNRREMRQSHESTIYDVV
- a CDS encoding homoserine dehydrogenase codes for the protein MGVKLGILGLGTVGTGTVELLLNNSQRHPLLSEIEVHRVGVRSLDKPRSVKLPTQKVTTDLETIVTDPDIEIVVEVMGGLEPARSLILQAIAHGKHVVTANKAVISRFGDEIFTAANQAGVYVLLEAAVGGGIPVIQPLKQSLGVNRIQAVTGIVNGTTNYILTRMQTEGSNFDAVLADAQRLGYAEADPTADIDGLDAADKIAILAALAFNGRINLGDVYCEGIRQVSKTDIAYADKLGFVIKLLAIAKRIQPESQTLSVRVHPTLVPKAHPLASINGVYNAILVEGEPLGQVMFFGPGAGAGATASAVSSDILNLVAILKSKPTNPHPLFTCRHHNYSSVAPISQLVTKFYTRFLTKDQPGVIGKLGTCFGQYGVSLESVVQTGFQGDLAEIVVVTHDVQEGDFRQALGEIQSMAAIDSIPSLFRVL
- a CDS encoding FAD-dependent oxidoreductase; its protein translation is MVNHTYKVDVLVVGGGVGGTTAAIQAARRGVKTLLVSEFTWLGGMLTSAGVSAPDGNELAAFQTGFWGAYLQELLKRQPGGLDNSWVSFFSYEPRIGAEIFADWVGSLANLQWISGQVPLEVISQENRVTGVRFADFEVEAEIILDGTELGDLLALGDVPYRWGWELQGEWGEKSAPTDFNFLTERYPVQAPTWVVMMQDFGAAMAPEITPAPNYNPSLFSGAWDDYGAEKFLDYGRLPGNRFMINWPLHGNDYGEGVGRLIHSEAEKSAFLQESYWHSQNFAYFIQNQLGRRYGLAEDGFPGKYPAFALHPYYRESRRVIGLTTIREQDILPQEGGQVAALYPDAIAIGNYANDHHYPDIPFPLQPKSIRWGGRWTGTPFTIPYRSLVPATTDGLLVCEKNISVSHIANGATRLQPVVMGIGQAAGMAAAMCIEKNCQPRDLPVQDLQIALIQDRLCPMAIIPLFNLHPQDANWLHWQLHYLDNQPDYPPNGYCPHLSQSQYSYGQNPIIMGQNRFTGIFQRLAHQDYRLVSILENSTQNQSWQLVTWRSPINEFLENLCHGQFITVYGRPNHAGGWLLIEQVEETPQSENLS
- a CDS encoding NYN domain-containing protein, which translates into the protein MHLNTFNRETKQYKLLKEPPHWQGANSMDTGIDDNEIKMPDTEEDGIVFHGSNRGRVAIFIDGSNLFYTALQLGIEIDYAKLLYCLTNGSRLLRAFFYTGVDRANEKQQGFLLWMRRNGYRVVTKDLIQLPDGSRKANLDVEIAVDMMNLAPYYDTAVLVSGDGDLAYAVNAVSYQGVRVEVVSVRSMTSDSLIDVADCFIDLDNLKEKIQKDVNTTYNYRSLSNSGLL
- a CDS encoding class I SAM-dependent methyltransferase, with product MSDSFTKLTYQTLQQSKNLFALAHKNVSSSLWGLIYPNQSQVKPAPPETLLKMQQKYNELMETDWQDAEEGIYSVDVLFDNPWGDFLRYYPMVCLDLPSIWERARQKKYQDFAPEISTEGYPSYYTQNFHHQTDGYLSDLSANLYDLQVEILFGGAADAMRRRILAPLRKMVNKWQILGESCRQVRILDVACGTGRTLKLIRQSLSQPSLYGVDLSPAYLRKANELLSQIPGELPQLLQANGEELPFLDDYFHAVTCVFLFHELPPSARQRVIEQAFRVTKPGGTFIICDSIQMDDSPEFEPLMENFQKVYHEPYYRHYSTDNLVKRLENAGFQQIEIQVHFASKYLVAQKPSE
- a CDS encoding PIN domain-containing protein → MIRQVYPIEEYKFSASDAVLFDANIWLYIYGPPSNISNQYRYAYTLALRRIRGAKSRILLDALILSEFINTYARFFYNKLPNNHKPVDFKAFRNSTDFKPVAEQIARRAKKILEKSEPPKNYFEILQMGTILNEYAEGEADFNDQILAELCRVNNLKLVTHDADFSGSNLTILTANPKLLA